ACGGTGATGTTCGCTTCTTTATCAGCTCTTTCTCAGCCCTTTCGAGCGCGGATTTTACTTTGTCAAGGGTGCACACGCTCTGGTAATTGCTTGATGATGGGACTAATTTCAATTCTAAGTTGCTCGCATCGAATAGATTTAGCAAAGGTTTACAAGGCAATGGGGATGTTGGGATATTTAAATCTTGAAGCTTTGCCACTGTTGGATTGGTTTGGTGCTTAGTCCCAtcggatgatgatgatgaatatGTTGAATTGCATCTTTGCAAGTACACTCTACCAGACTGCAACCATTaacaaaaccataaattaatgcattattttttgaattaaacatataaataataattaaagataaGAGTGATCTGAAGATTCAAAGAgaagttataataattaataaaaaaaagtaaagaaggCAGGTGGCCTTAGAAGTTGCAGAGCATTGAAGAGCATAATAAATTTCaaggtaaataaatgcaaattttaatgttgttgattgctcattaaaatcaatctatacaaggaaataaaatgtcaaaataatgAATGGATTATGTTTATTTAGAATTTGATTAgaaataaatggcttatttcaGTTGAAGTAAACAATGAATGAGCCAACCAAATtgtattgaattatttaagGAGAGAAAGCTGGGTTTAAATTGTAGAGGTAAATAATTTACATTTTGGAGACATTAAAGCTGATTTAATCCCCCATTTTCTCATCATCCAAACAGAATTGAATTTAGCAAGAACCTTAACAATATAActgaaatcaaatcaaatcaaatattatcaaaacaatgaagaaagttgagaatttgatttcctTTTAGTAGGGAAACAAAGAACAATAAAATTCCCATTGACTTAAAAACAGAGTACGAAATTGAAACCATCACTGAAAATATtcatatgataaaataaaagaaagagagagtACCTTCAAGTCAAGGCGCTTTTCCCATCCGTTAGGGACATGAAGGTCAAGGTCAAGTTCTTGGGATTGATCATTTTTGGTATCGGTGAAGGCGGAGCCACCACCTCCGAAGCCAAGAAGGTCTCTAGTAATCAAAGCTGTTGATTTTGGTCCACCAGATTCATTCCCCACCGTTAGTTCATCCTTGTACCCGCTTAAAACTCTATGTAAAGAGCTAACGTCGGCAGCCATAGCCAAAGATTCTTCTTGTTCGTCTGTCTTTGAGAGAGAGGAagagacttttttttttctgttctttctCTTGGAGTAATGTAACAATAAATATGGAGCCATTTATAAGTGTTATAGCGAATATTAGTTAcgttaataaatattttcttaaaaaaaatgaaaggtcATACTTGGtggtattaattattattaacttaaattttgatttaaaagataaattatttgttgacaaAAGAGAAATTGTGTAAGGTTACTCTCTATAtcaaaacttttcaattttgtcacaaattattataaaatcaattgtacatttattaacatatttaaataataatcctctttcctaatttaattattttttacaattaatacaTGTATTAACACCATACTTTTATGGAATTAAAAAGATTTAAGGGTGTGAAAAATcctcaaattttttcaaaatataaagtaattaagtcttttttttacatacttaaactttcaaaattcatcaaaaaggccctcaaattttttcaaaaaaaagagcaatggctcaattgttttttttctccacTCAATTGGGTATTTGAATTgccaaaatgcatcaaaaaggccctTTAACCGTTAATTTTAACTGTTGACTGTTAAAGCTAACtgcctctaatttttttttcagttaaagtcaCCACGTGTCACAATCATGACGTGACATgtgaaaaaattgataaaaaataaaaatcaataaaaggtataaaaaatatttaatttttattaaaaattagaaaaagattataaaaattgtaaaaaattataaaatatgtagaaatatagaaaaatatatataattttataaagtcataagaaaatgataaaaaatgttaagaaatataaaatttgtaaaagaattataaaattatcataccaaaagaagcatttatgatttttctataacttttatttttctatcatttttcaTCATATGTCATGTTGTGTTGCGACATGTGATGactttaatgaaaaaaaaaaactaggatcgttaactttaacggttaaaggtttttgatgcattttataaatttttatgattttataaaattttatatttcttttacgatttttatatatataatttttatttttattaaagtttaataattttataattttatagatttttatttttataatttatttgtcaCATGTGACATAATTGTTGTGACACGGGGtgactttaactgaaaaaaaattaggggcagTTAACTTTAATGGTCAATTGTTAAAGTTTATGGTCAAAtggtctttttgatgcattttggcaattgagtgaaaaaataaaaacaggggcttaattgcatttttttaaattttgagggtCTTTTCGAtgtattttaactatttaagtacccaattgagtgcaaaaaaaaaaagaagaagaaagaaaggctTTATTGCTTTTTATGAAACAAATTAAGAGcctttttgatgtattttaaaagtttaagtatccaattgaataaaaaaacaaaaacttaatttacttttttaaatagtttgagaacttttacacccttaaaccaattaaaatatatattatattttctttttatatagcaTGACCTTAACCTAAATTAATGACATTATacttgaaattaatatttttaatataaatttaagaaaggCCATACCGGTTAACTAATaacatttccatgtatttaTGGTCAGAGGAAGAGtgagaaaggaaaggaattCAAGGAAAACAAGAAAAGCATGCAAATAAATATCCATATTAATTGCTTGGAAATACAGTCACCTATTCATGAATATTGtacgaaatttgagaggatatgattaaaatattaagttcaaaaattaaatttggataaaaaaattagattcgtttgaaatataaatcacgtttgaatttgaatattcaAGGTTGGAACCTAATTTGGCTCTACTTGTTTTTCTATGtctataatatattatattatgttctttttatatatcatgcgttttataacacataaaaactaaatctataattatatataatactataatataaatattaaaaaatgttaagatgtttatctatagaattttaataaatgaaaaatatacaatattattaaatataaaataaaaataatataaatatatttttaaaaataatataaacagaTCCAAAATTAGTTTGGTTCAGCCATTTactgattaaatgctaaaattatatattttatgtaattaaattggttaatttatgagagtgcaccactgatttttccttttttatattgaattttgtgtagggatgcaatttggggctaaatagaagaaaaaggaaacaattgggctagattgaagaaatgagTAAAGAAGGTgggccaaagcagaatttttccaagacgtaattagctgaaattttatgttgacttagtgggagattatgtagggatttttatatcatggaatattttatttccttgattttctatgaCTAGTGGCTCTTAATTtggcaaagccactagtataaataggagGCTACTTTGTCCATTTAATCATCAAGTTTTTAATCAAACTTATATCTCTTgaattcaatctttttctttcctttttgcaaATTTAGTTGTTGACATTGATGCATTATATTTTTTCCATCTATTAGTTCCTAGCTTTGGCACCCAATCATTGCGTCACCCTCACCCACTTActtccatttctttttaatttattcaacctTCTCTAACTATGCCCAATACCAACATGCCACAAACCTTAgtcaactaaattcattttcagctttaggtcggAGTTAGCCTCGTCAAGACCCGTGAGTTATGAACCCaagcaatttaactcctaaattccagtacttattatttctccggattaagagtatgattttgtcaactcacaaagtcaaatcaacactaagtcaaaaaagacgtcgtttgatttagtgtggttagacgtatagttggaattccgaaaggatcgattgtctaatcggttttctatgaacacattggcgtgccaagttgggattgctgtttggttccgtcaagggaaatAGTAACtagatttaaatgtcccacacGGTTAAGGACATTGGTttgagctaggctcttctagaacgcaaagctaccggagttctaaatcacaaACGTTTTGTTGGTTGTTtgatcggtaagggttagttatagACATtgcataactaatttacacaaggaataGTTGGTGTCcaaggcgtccttggtagctataactagcttattggaaaagaggagttcatttaatttcgaggatcggttcaaagacgagaaaaacccgtgcctaaagctgagcttagtttaattaaattttcttcagatttatttaactgtttttattattttatttccagcTTTTACTTTTCACGCATTTTTTCCCTATTTATCTCAGGTTccaggttttcaaattttatccccccaaatttcttgggcacgaTAACTGCCCAGGCACGAATCTGGTCGAGAGAGAAACAATTTTCAGTAAatccagtctctgagggatcaaccctactccctatactgcttaaatttcaaattagacGTAGGTTTATATTGATGGACTCGACACCCATCAGTTTTGGCGCTGTTGTTAGGGACTGGCAACACTTACAATTGTTTAAATCGTCTTCATGACCAGAACTTCATCCGGAGATCTCGAATACAACCCAGAGATCGAGAAATCAGCACGAGCACAACGAAAAGAGACAGAAGCTCTTAAACGTGCAGAGGCAATTCAACATGGAAAACAAGTCGAAGTGGTTGAACCTGAGACTGAACCActttttgaaacaaaagaagTAAAAGACAACCTCAGTGAACCAGAAGGGATGGCAAACTGAACCATTCGTCAACTAGCCGCTGCTCCCAACGAGCAAACACCGTTATGCATCAACTATCCAATTTTGGAGGAACCCCGTTCGAGTTAAAATCAGCACTGATTCACCTTTTGCCTATTTTTCGAGGCTTGAAGAACGAAAATCCACACACTCACTTGAAAGAATTCCACATGGTCTGCTCAAGCATGAAACCTCAAGGAGTAACCGAAGATGAAATCAATCTTCGagcctttcctttttctttaattgataCAGCAAGAGAAtgattattttacttacccTCGGTTCTATTACAACATGGGATAACTTATCTCCTGTATTTCTTGAAAGATTCTTTCTAGCATCGCGAGCAACTAAACTTAGGAGAGACATAGTGGGAATTTGCCAATTGGAGAATGAATCGCTCTATGACTATTGGGAGCGATACAAAAAATTGTGTGCAAGTTGTCATCAACACGGTTTGACCGAACAATTACTTCTTCAATGTTTCTGTGAGGGTTTGCTCCTTatgaaaatgaagatgattgaCGCTGCTAGTGGAGGGGCGCTTGTCGATATGACTCCTCAAAAGGTAAGAGATTTGATATCAACCATGGCGGTAAATTCTCAACAGTATCGGTCGAATTCAGAACCGATAAGAAGGGTTAATGGGGTAAATGTTTCATCTTTAGAAGATAAATTGGATAAGCTTACTAATATTGTTCAATCTGTGCTTACAGAAAAGAAGAATCTGACCCAACTGTGTGGAATTTGTACTACGTCTGAACATCTGATGGATTTATGCCCAATCCTTAATGATAATTCAACGGCACATGTTGATGTTATCGAAAGTTTTCCAGGACCTTTGCAAAGACACTATGATCCTTTCTCCAACACTTACAATCCTGGGTGGTAGGATCATCCCAGCTTGAATTACGGAGCTAATCCCCGATATAATCCATCATACCAATCGAGACCTTTACAACCACCACAACAACAACCCAAGCCGAGCATATCTTTAGAAGCTATTGTGGAAAGACTTGTTGTCGATGCTGCAAAATATCAACAGAGGACAGACGCATCGATACAAGAGTTAACTAATTAAGTTAGTAAATTGTCGATGGCAGTTAAACATTTGGAATCTCAAGGTAAATTACCGTCCCAGACAGAGTCGAATCCTAGGTAAAATGTAAGTGCAATAACTCTTCGTAGCTCAAAGGTTCTGGAAACAGTTCTAGACAAAAGTCATGGGCAAGAAAAGGAACGGGAAAAGCAAATCTCTGATCTAAAAGTCAAACCGGAATAAGAAATTTAGAAACCAGTCGTGAGCCACCTCATTTTCTAGGGAGGCTTACAAAGGATAAGAAAAAGAAGGAGGAAAAAAATCCTCGAAACATTCAGGAAGGTGGAGGTAAATATCCCTTTGCTCAACGCTATCAAAAAAATCCCTCGGGAAAAGGAAAATTCCTCAAGGAATTGTGTACTAGCAAGAGGAGGTTAATAGGTAACAAAAAAGTAAATGTAGGAGAAAATGTCTCCGCAGTACTGCAAAAGAAAGTTCCGCCCAAATACAATGACCAATGTGTGTTTGCTATTTCCTGTGAGATAGGTAATGTAGGCATTAAGAAAGCCATGTGTGATTTAGGGGCTTCCATTAATGTTATGCCTTattctatttataagttgattaacGCGGGTCCTTTGAAAAAGACAGGAGTAATAATCCAATTGGCGGATAGGTCAGTCATCTATCCCGAAGGGTTGCTTGAAGACGTTCTTGTTAAAGATAACGAATTAGTTTTCCCTGTAGATttctacattattaatatggagGACGATAACTCAACTAATTCATCTGACATTTTGCTTGGAAGGCCGTTCCTAAGTACCGCAAGCGCAAAAATTGATGTTTAGAGCGGAACACTGACAATGGAGTTTGATGGTGAAATCATGAAATTCAACGTCTACAAAGCTATGAGTCATCCTAACTCACTGTCAAATATTTCTAGTATCGATATTATAGATTGTTTAACTCAATCTTATTCTGAATATCATGACTTTGATGAGTTGGAAACTGTTCTTTACAGAAGCATTAACATGGATGTTTTAAATTATCTCGAGGAACTATCAATTATAGAAGATCCATTACGAGAAATTGTCAAGCACTTGGAGACGCAACCATCATTGACAAATCGAGGTAACCAATTTGAACAATTACCTTCCAAAACTAAAAAGTTGCCTTCAGTTTTGTAGCCATCAACCTTGGAGCTTAAAATATTACCGGACCATCTTAAGTACATCTTTTTGGGAGAAAACGACACTTTACCGGTGATAGTGTCAAACAAACTAACCAAAGACGAGGAGGAAAGTCTAGTTCAAGTTCTCGTGGATTATAAGgaagctattggttggacaCTAACCGACATAAAAGGGCTAAGTCCATCGACTTGTATGCATAAAATTTCCATCGAAGATAACATGAAACCAAAGATAGATGCTCAAAGGCGTCTTACCCCACCCATGGTGGAGGTTGTAAAGAATAAGATCTAGAAACTGTTAGATGCTAGAATGATATACTCGATTTCTGACAATGATTGGGCTAGCTCAATTTATGTCTTGCCGAAGAAAACTGGCGTGACAGTGGTGAAAAACTCGTTAGGGGAGCTAGTTCCTACCAGAGTCCAGAATGGATAGAAGGTTGGCATCGATTACAGGAAGATAAACGCAGCTACCTGAAAAGACCATTTTCCACTTCTCTTCATCGATCAAATGCTCGAGTGATTAGCTAGTAAGACCCATTATTGTTGTCTCGATGGGTACTCGGGATTTTTCCAAATTCCGGTGGCACCTGAGGATCAAGACAAAACAACTTTCACGTGCCCCTTTAGAACGTTTGCGTATAGACAAATACCGTTTGGACTCTGTAATGCTCTGGCCACTTCCCAGAGATGCATGGTGAGCATATTCTCCGGTTATGTCAAGAAAATCATTAAAGTCGTCATGGATGACTTCACGGTGTACGGTAACTCTTTTAACGAATGTCTTAATAATCTTGCTAAGATATTACAAAGATGCCTAGAATTTAGTAGTCTTGTTTTACATTATGaaaaatgccacttcatggttGACAAAGGATTAATTTTGGGTCATATAGTTTCCTCGAAAGAAATTGAGGTCGATAACGTAAAAACGGATATTATTGACTCATTACCTTACCCCACATTTGTGAGGGCAGTTCGTTCGTTTCTTGGCCATGTAGGATTTTACAGACAATTCATAAAAGGTTTCTCGAAGATCATGCAACCGCTTTGCAGTCTATTACAAAAGGATaaagaatttgaataacagGTCGTCGAGCTAACGGCGTTAAACAAAGCactgttgggaggcaacccaaatttttcctttatgcaaataaaatttttagaaagatAAAACGGAAAGTGAAAATGCATGTCGAAGATCGGTTCTGTCTAAGGAAAGACTTCGTACTTAAGAATGTCCAttgtgactcacctctctttcctgggaacttACCTGGTGTATTTATCATGACTATTTTACTAAATCCCataatcttagtttttaataatttatttcttgaatatttaaGCATAGCATTAGCTAAGTTataaattcaagaaataaaaattgcacattttattttatttttcttccctctattttattttattttgcaggtAGACCttccaaaacaaaatttaggCCCCCCATGTCAGCCCACAAAATTCCTTCAATTTCAACCAAGGACCCACCATTTAACACcgttgtaatggcccaaattcaaggttatcggaatagtggtttcgtaaccacaaatctgatttaaagagaaatttatttttatatttttgcatgaatattggtatgataggaaaatcataagaaaatatcgatagaaaaattttaccgatttagtagttagttaaaaaagaaattattgaaaaattaggtaaaaataaggtattgagacctcaaTCTCATAAAAccaagtcaaaaaaatttttataaatatttatgaagtgttaataatatggtataaaatttcgttagaaaattttaatgtttgggtagtcaattaagtgaaaaggactaaattaaaaagatgtaaaagttactagaaggattaaatagctcaattgttaaatgaggagagacataaattgaaaataaccccaaaatgagatattttgggcggcataagctgagaaaaatcaggagaattgaagaattaagggtaaaattggaatattgcaaaatttgctttaaaagttaggactaaagtggaattatctagatttctctttatttttctgcattttcatcagccaaaaacatcctaagggtttcttcaagctggttttcataatttttgcaccaagtgagttaatccttgcctttttcttgtaatttttgtgtttctaagacttttacaactaggtcctataactaaattcattagtttttgattttatgaataaatttaaaagttgctatgaatatgtgctggaattttatgatgaaatagcatgaaattgaagcttaaatttgtttatgagatgattttcttaggtaatttcaatagaaattgatttgtaagacctaattgtgaaaaagtttggaattaaagtctattactaaaattctgatttccaaagattataaagtagtttaaagtgatgggataaagtgttaattgagaaaaaatcagctcaattgagaggttaattgagcagggatgaaattatcatttattgaaagtttagggaaaatggtaattaacatcatacactaaaacagttttggacagcagcagtagtctaattttgaaaaatcaccaaaaattatagaaatcgaattagaggatgaataaaatatgaaattaaatattattgagtctagtttctcatagaagaaacattttaatcaatggaattgtaaatcatgagatataatagattttgtgagataaggtcagaatgaattcgggttcccctgttctgactttggaaaatcagtaaaaatttaaaaaaatttattatgagttataatttatatggttagaatctttaatgagtctattttcagaagaaacaaatagaaacatcatccaaattctgtacaatgagataattaatttttagtgaagaggggtcggaactgtcaaataatgaaataggggaaactttaaagaataaactgtacctgttggctaaaccaaaaattctgaaaattttatggtaagaatatatgtgagtctagttttagggaaaattagcGAATCTTAATATGGAGTTcctagctcaagatataaataatttagctactgtgactcagtgagacaactttgaatgtactataaataataatggaattatagagaatgttacatatgaacatgaaatgtattagattaatgattaaatttatttatttagatccagaaaattcaaatacgaagctagatcgaggaaaagaaaaagttcgggattagtagatttttgtttacaaacaagtgtcgaggtaagttcgtgtaacttgacttatattcataaatgcttgaaatgtttgttattgatgtgaatatgatttggatgtttattgtatgataattgatgaagtattgatattcttgatgaaaagaggaaataaatcccggttgaatgaaaggaaaattcgatggatctctgaaaaggaattgacggtaaaaaggatctagcccggacgggtgatcctatcctgatatagccctcccgaagaatatgtggaaaatgaatttagcccggacgggtaatccaaattagggtctgaatttagcctggacttgtaattcagatccaagctcattagagtaattgtcattgcaggggatttagcctggactggtaatcccgacaatactctatgagtttatattacaggggatttagcctggactggtaatcccactgtaaggatgaggttcgcgggagtatgctctctgaaatggaaatgtgcgcacatgaatatgaattaatGGACCaagatttgtacacttaggtgtccttttgaaaatccatcgaaattccgagaaattcaacaggataaatatggaaaaataacaagggaatggaaatcatggaattgatgagctcatcaatcatgatatatattattgatacatggaaattattggactaatttgaatgtcgagtttgtgcatgataggggaataatgtattgaatggatgtatgaatgtttattgcattgtattgaaaatattaggtaagtataattcttgttacatgagcttactaagaacaaagtgcttaccctgtttctttttcccctgttttatagtgttaagagctcagaAGTCGAatttggtcggagacgcatcacactatcaacctcaagatcttggtatataaagaaactttattttggaaatcaatgacatgtataagctagtaaagtagatgttaatgtgaaatgaatgtatggttagccattggtatggctaacaaattttggttttggtatgtgataagattatcttatgaatacgataaatctatcttgaaaatatattgaaatggattggttgtgttggattggtctcggttcaaaatttgcagggaagattagatttttataaagaggttatattgagtttcttttttttttaaaaataaaatatatttattcggtaaaatctggtaatacctcatactctatttcggcgacgaatacgggtagggggtattacaacCGTGGACACATCTACGAGGCCACCCTCCACGACGTTGAAATACATGGGGAGtttctttttctatctttttcctacttatctttactttttattctttaaattacaTTGGGACATTGGGATAATGTAAAATATGAACGTTAAGAGTGAAAATTGGGGTTGTACATTGGACCGAGTAACCGGAATAtagtgcttgggttgtcatcacaTCTTGCGTAAAAAGGTTCGTGTGGTTATCCAATTTCTTTGCACTCACTCCGCTAACAAGCTATCAGGAGTAGGGCGAAATAACCCGCTTAGAGACGTCCGAATCGCGTAACTGAAACATGGTGCTTAGATTGTCATCATGAATCGcatcaaaaaatttgaaaatgtcctaagtacaaaaataataaactgaGGGGTAGGTCCTTCTTATTTCTTAGGCTAGGTTAAtatgtaaggactaaattgttgaattgtgcaAACCATGGGGGTCAAATCCTATTATGGaggaaattttcccttttgcAGATACATACAAAATGCTCTAGGACTAGCATGAACTAAGTAgggggatttgattaaatgctaaaattatatattttatgtaattaaattggttaatttatgagagtgtACCACtgatttttccatttttatattgaattttgtgcagggatgcaatttggggctaaatagaagaaaaaggaaacaattggatTAGATTaaagaaatgagaaaagaaGGCGGGCTAAagaagaatttttccaagacgtaattagttgaaattttatgttgacttagtgggagattatgtagggatttttatatcatggaatattttatttccttgattttctatggcTAGTGGCTCTTAATTTGGaaaagccactagtataaatagggggctattttgttcatttaatcATCAAGTTTTTAATCAAACTTATATCTCTCgaattcaatctttttctttcctttttgcaaATTTAGTTGCTGACATTGATGCCTTATATTTTTTCCATCTATTAGTTCCTAGCTTTGGCACCCAATCCTTGCATCACCCTCATCCACTtacttccatttcttttttatttattcaaccTTCTCCAACTATGCCCAataccaacatgccccaaaccttagtcaactaaatccattttcagctttaggtcggAGTTAGTCGTCAAGTCCCATGAGTTATGAACCCgagcaatttaactcctaaattccagtacttattatttctccggattaaggctatgattttgtcaactcagaAAGTCAAATCAACACTAAGACAAAAAAGATatcgtttgatttagtgtggttagacgtacagttggaattccgaaagaaTTGATTGTCTAATCGGTtgtctgtgaacacattggcgtgccaagttgggattgctgtttggttccgtcaagggaaatAGTAACTGAATTTAAATGTCCCAGGCGATTGAggacattggttcgagctaggctcttctagaacgcaaagctgctgGAGTTCTAAATCACAAACGTTTCATTGGTTGTTCGATCAGTAAAGGTTAGTGATAGTatgttccataactaatttacacaaggaagagttggtgtctgaggcatccttggtagctataactagcttattggaaaagaggagttcatctaatttcaaGGATCGGTTTAAAGATGAGAAAAGCCAGTGCCTAAAGTTgagcttagtttaattaaattttcttcagatttatttaactgtttttattattttatttccagcttttacttttcacgcatttttttccctatttatttcaggttccaggttttcaaattttatccccccAAATTTCTTAGGCACGACAACTGCCCAGACACAAGTCTGG
The nucleotide sequence above comes from Gossypium raimondii isolate GPD5lz chromosome 13, ASM2569854v1, whole genome shotgun sequence. Encoded proteins:
- the LOC105784157 gene encoding uncharacterized protein LOC105784157, whose amino-acid sequence is MAADVSSLHRVLSGYKDELTVGNESGGPKSTALITRDLLGFGGGGSAFTDTKNDQSQELDLDLHVPNGWEKRLDLKSGRVYLQRCNSTYSSSSSDGTKHQTNPTVAKLQDLNIPTSPLPCKPLLNLFDASNLELKLVPSSSNYQSVCTLDKVKSALERAEKELIKKRTSPSSLWKSSLSPSYSSSSSSIKDSQKGEFSKEKFASPVAAGCPGCLSYVLIMKHNPKCPRCNTLVPIMPAAKKPRIDLNISI
- the LOC105781577 gene encoding uncharacterized protein LOC105781577, yielding MAVKHLESQGRLTKDKKKKEEKNPRNIQEGGGKYPFAQRYQKNPSGKGKFLKELCTSKRRLIGNKKVNVGENVSAVLQKKVPPKYNDQCVFAISCEIGNVGIKKAMCDLGASINVMPYSIYKLINAGPLKKTGVIIQLADRSVIYPEGLLEDVLVKDNELVFPVDFYIINMEDDNSTNSSDILLGRPFLSTASAKIDV